One window of Deltaproteobacteria bacterium genomic DNA carries:
- a CDS encoding acylphosphatase, protein MSQELKRLHLIVSGRVQGVAFRAYTQGEARSLKLTGWVRNLPTGQVEILAEGPLQGLEKFLQWASHGPPSAQVRHVETTWGPSLGEFSEFSITY, encoded by the coding sequence ATGTCTCAAGAACTCAAGCGCCTTCACCTCATTGTTTCCGGCCGAGTACAAGGGGTAGCCTTTCGGGCTTACACCCAAGGCGAGGCCCGCAGCTTAAAGCTAACCGGTTGGGTGCGCAACCTCCCCACCGGCCAAGTCGAAATTTTAGCTGAAGGGCCCCTGCAAGGCCTAGAAAAATTTTTACAGTGGGCAAGCCATGGCCCACCTTCAGCCCAAGTTCGCCACGTAGAAACGACATGGGGCCCATCCTTGGGTGAGTTTAGTGAATTCTCCATAACTTACTAA
- the ruvX gene encoding Holliday junction resolvase RuvX, which yields MKKYLALDVSDKRIGVALGVQGVCVPVVTYQRRALAQDLLFLAEKIQEEHIACVVMGQPINMDGSVGPTAMKVAQFFEQLREFLQQKGLQVELVLWDERLSTFAAKAAVGHVKKQKGAVDSMAAKLILEDYLLHGLKK from the coding sequence ATGAAAAAATACTTGGCTTTAGATGTTAGTGATAAGCGGATTGGGGTGGCGTTGGGGGTGCAGGGGGTTTGTGTGCCGGTGGTTACTTATCAGCGCCGGGCCTTGGCGCAAGATCTTTTATTTTTGGCGGAGAAAATTCAAGAAGAGCATATTGCGTGTGTGGTGATGGGGCAGCCTATCAATATGGATGGGAGCGTGGGGCCCACGGCTATGAAGGTGGCGCAATTTTTTGAGCAATTGCGGGAATTTTTGCAGCAAAAGGGTTTGCAGGTGGAGTTGGTGTTGTGGGATGAGCGGCTTTCGACCTTTGCAGCTAAAGCGGCCGTAGGGCATGTTAAAAAACAAAAGGGCGCCGTGGATTCTATGGCGGCTAAATTGATTTTAGAAGATTATTTATTGCATGGGTTAAAAAAATAA
- the mltG gene encoding endolytic transglycosylase MltG, which produces MKKWVWISLILILGISLWDFYYFLWAPFGRGGIFYVEKGMGVSQIAAQLESQGFIRSELAFKLWAKFAKPKTLHFGEYEIPPMTRIKDILTQMEMGQTRHFPLAIPEGLTFREIGERVKKAGLLGSEQWDKLFIDEQLKAKLGFEAANLEGYLFPSTYQYDGHTTARQLLEQMLEEFNHEFDQSLRAQSQALGMSIPQVMTLASIIEKETGAAAERPLIGGVFHNRLKKGMRLETDPTVIYGIQNFDGNLTRAHLLDPHPYNTYIHPGLPPGPIANPGLASIKAALYPAQHEYLFFVSKGDGTHYFSKTYDEHLAAVQKYQLGQK; this is translated from the coding sequence GTGAAAAAGTGGGTTTGGATTAGCCTCATTTTGATTTTAGGCATTAGTCTGTGGGATTTTTATTATTTTTTGTGGGCGCCTTTTGGGCGAGGGGGGATTTTCTATGTTGAAAAGGGCATGGGGGTTTCGCAAATTGCAGCTCAATTAGAAAGCCAAGGGTTTATTCGCTCTGAGCTTGCCTTTAAGCTGTGGGCCAAGTTTGCCAAACCCAAAACCTTACATTTTGGTGAATATGAAATCCCGCCCATGACGCGAATTAAAGATATTTTGACGCAAATGGAAATGGGGCAAACGCGTCATTTTCCCTTGGCCATCCCAGAGGGCCTGACTTTCAGAGAAATAGGCGAGCGGGTAAAAAAGGCCGGTTTATTGGGCAGTGAGCAGTGGGACAAACTTTTTATCGACGAACAGCTTAAAGCAAAACTTGGGTTCGAGGCGGCTAATCTAGAAGGGTATTTGTTCCCATCGACTTATCAATACGATGGGCACACGACGGCGCGGCAATTGTTAGAACAGATGCTCGAAGAATTTAACCACGAGTTTGATCAAAGCTTGCGGGCCCAAAGCCAAGCCCTAGGTATGAGCATTCCCCAAGTGATGACCTTGGCTTCGATTATTGAAAAAGAAACCGGAGCGGCGGCAGAACGGCCGCTGATTGGCGGGGTTTTTCATAATCGGCTCAAAAAAGGGATGCGGTTAGAAACTGACCCCACCGTGATTTATGGCATTCAGAATTTCGATGGTAATTTAACGCGGGCGCATTTGTTAGACCCTCACCCTTACAACACTTATATTCACCCGGGTTTGCCCCCTGGGCCCATTGCCAACCCAGGACTGGCTAGCATTAAAGCGGCGTTGTATCCGGCGCAGCATGAATATCTTTTTTTTGTGTCAAAGGGGGATGGGACGCATTATTTTTCTAAGACTTATGATGAACATCTGGCGGCGGTGCAGAAATACCAATTGGGGCAAAAATAA
- a CDS encoding type II toxin-antitoxin system Phd/YefM family antitoxin, producing the protein MFEFRDKKLGPLKFISVSEARARFADCLKEGDCNIVVTRHGVPYKVFVSYEDYLTLKNSTQVANEENKVSLGKTLEAAQTASQEASTSDSPLSGQWSPVAGSVSSTPNKTNS; encoded by the coding sequence ATGTTCGAATTCAGGGATAAAAAGCTGGGGCCCCTGAAGTTTATCAGCGTGAGTGAAGCGCGTGCCCGTTTTGCCGATTGCCTCAAAGAAGGCGATTGCAATATCGTTGTTACTCGCCACGGCGTGCCCTACAAAGTTTTTGTCAGTTACGAAGATTACCTTACCCTAAAAAACTCCACGCAAGTCGCCAACGAAGAAAATAAGGTTTCCCTTGGCAAAACCCTCGAGGCCGCTCAAACGGCTTCTCAAGAAGCTTCCACCTCCGATAGCCCATTATCCGGCCAATGGTCCCCCGTCGCCGGCTCGGTCAGTTCCACCCCCAACAAAACCAATTCCTAA